The region TGGTTTTGATTCTCCGTCTATTATAAGGTATCTGGAACCATTAACTGGTGATGTTTTTACTGCTCGGTATGCTGATTGTCGTTTTGATGAATCTATGTTCCCTACATTAGGGAGAGATAAAATTTTGCATAAATTAAGTTCGAAAATATCATGGAATGCCTTAGGATTAAATGCTATTGATCCGTGTACTAAACAATGTGAATATGAGGTTCAAAGAATTATACATATGCAAAATATTGCTAATCAAATGCCAGATGCATTTAATGATTCTAGAAATATTGTGAAAACATATATACCTGCTGTTAATCCTCCGGTCAGGATTGAAATCCCTGGCAATATATCAATTTTAGCGGAATTGATTGGTGATTCAAAGCCACGCCAAAAGCGTGGTAGACCTATTGGTGCAAAAGATATTGTACCACGAAAACGAAAATTGATTGGAATTGCCCCAAAGTGGCAAAAGTTTCCCCCAGAAGTGGTATTGCCTCCTGAAGAGGCTCAAGCCCCTGAAGTGGCTGTAACAAAACTCCCAGACGTGGGATTGCCTCCAGAAGAGAATGTTGCCCCAGAAGTGGCACATGCCCCAGAAGTGGCAAATGTTTCCACAGAAGCAAAGGTACTTGAAAATTATGAGATCTCAATGAATTATGTCCATAACGCGAAATTACTGGATCGTGGGAGTATTGAGATTGATGATGTGTATGCTTTTTTCGTGGCATCTGATATTATTATAAACTctgatcctgaaccacaaagtgtggaaGAGTGTCGACACCGAGATGATTGACCAAAATGGAAAATTGTGATTCAAGAAGAATTGCAATCCTTGCGCAAGAGAAATGTACTTGGACTTGCAGTCCAAACACCCGCTGGTGTAGTACCGGTCGAAAATAGATGGGTATTTGTACGAAAACGAAATGAGAaaaatgaaattgtgagatataaAGCTCGGCTTGTAGCCCAGGGATTCTCTCAAAGACCTGGTTTTGATTACCAGGAAACATACTCTCCTGTGATGGATGGAGTTACTTTTCGTTTTCTAATGGGCATGACTTGTATGGAAAAACTGGAAACACGTTTGATAGACGTTGTGACACCATACCTATATGAATCACTTGATAGTGatatttatatgaaaattcaCGAAGGATTAAATATTGAGGACACTAAGCCTCGACATTTATATCCTGTTAAATTACAAcaatcattgtatggtttgaaataATCTGGTCGTATTTGGTACAACAGGATTAATGAATACTTATTGCATGATGGATATGTTAATAATCAAGTGTTTCCTTGCATTTTCATTCAACGATCATCAACTggttttgttattattgttgtatatatggaTGATTTGAATATTATCGGTACTACTGAAGATATTACTAATGCTGCTAACTATTTAAAAaatgagtttgaaatgaaagatcttggaaggacaagattttgtttaggtatacaggtggagcacttatcttcaggaatatttgttcatcaatcaaAGTTACCTATATCTGTTTGGGGTCATGCAATACTCCATGCTGCAAATATAATTAGAATAAGGCCTTCTGCTTACCACAAACAATCCCCTCAAGAATTGGTTCTTGGTCAAGTACCtaatatatcttatttaaaagtatttggttGTGCTGTGTATGTTCCTAAATCACCACCTCAAAGAACTAAAATGGGATCTCAAAGAAGAATTGGTATATATGTTGGTTTTGATTCTCCGTCTATTATAAGGTATCTGGAACCATTAACTGGTGATGTTTTTACTGCTCGGTATGCTGATTGTCGTTTTGATGAATCTATGTTCCCTACATTAGGGTGAGATAAAATTTTGCATAAATTAAGTTCGAAAATATCATGGAATGCCTTAGGATTAAATGATATTGATCCGTGTACTAAACAATGTGAATCTAAGGTTCAAAGAATTATACATATGCAAAATATTGCTAATCAAATGCCAGATGCATTTAATGATTCTATAAATATTGTGAAATCATATATACCTGCTGTTAATCCTCCGGTCAGGATTGAAATCCCTGGCAATATATCAATTTTAGCGGAATTGATTGGTGATTCAAAGCCACGCCAAAAGCGTGGTTGACCTATTGGTGCAAAAGATATTGTACCACGAAAACGAAAATTGATTGGAATTGCCCCAAAGTggcaaaagtttcagaaaatacCCCAAAAGTGGTATTGCCTCCTGAAGAGGTTCAAGCCCCTGAAGTGGCTGTAATAAAACTCCCAGATGTGGGATTGCCTCCAGAAGAGAATGTTGCCCCAGAAGTGGCACATGCCCCAGAAGTGGCAAATGCTTCCACAGAAGCAAAGGTACCTGAAAATTATGAGATCTCAATGAATTATGTCCATAACGCGAAATTACTGGATCGTGGGAGTATTGAGATTGATGATGTATATGCTTTTTCTGTGGCATCTGATATTATTATAAACTCCGATCCTGAACCACAAAATGTGGAAGAGTGTCGACACCGAGATGATTGACCAAAATGGAAAATTGTGATTCAAGAAGAATTGCAATCCTTGCGCAAGAGAAATATATTTGGACTTGCAGTCCAAACACCAGCTGGTGTAGTACCCGTCGGGAATAGATGGGTATTTATACGAAAATGAAATGAGAAAAATAAAATTGTGAGATATAAAGCCCGGCTTGTAGCCCAGGGATTCTCTCAAAGACCTGGTTTTGATTACCAGGAAACATACTCTCCTATGATGGATGGAGTTACTTTTCGTTTTCTAATGGGTATGACTTGTATGGAAAAACCGGAAACACGTTTGATGGATGTTGTGACAGCATACCTTTATGGATCACTTGATAGTGATATTTATATGAAAATTCCCGAAGGATTAAATATTGAGGATACTAAGCCTCGACATTTATATCCTGTTAAATTACAACGATCATTGTACGGTTTGaaacaatctggtcgtatgtggtacaaCAGGATTAGTGAATACTTATTGAATGATGGATATGTTAATAATCAAGTGTTTCCTTGCATTTTCATTCAACGATCATCAACTggttttgttattattgttgtatatgtggataatttgaatattatcggtactactgaagatattactaatgctgctaactatttgaaaaatgagtttgaaatgaaagatcttggaaggacaaaattttgtttaggtatacaggtggagcacttatcttcaggaatatttgttcatcaatcaaACTACACCGAAAAGATTCTTGATCGGTTCTACATGGACAAAGCTCATTCACTAACCACACCAATGGTTGTTCGATCACTCGAGGTTGAAAAGGATCATTTCCGTCCTAGAAAACAAGATGAAGAGGCTCTTGGACCTGAAGTTCCATATCTCAGTGCAATTGGCGCTCTCATGTATCTTACAAACAACACACGACCTGATATTGCATTTGCAGTGAACCTGTTGGCAGGATTTAGTTCTGACTCTACTAAAAGGCATTGGGATGGAATCAAACATATATTCAGGATATCTTCGAGGGACAGTCGATCTTGGACTATTTTTCCCAAACAATTCAAGATCACGACTAGTTGGATATGCAGATGCTGGATACATGTCAGATCCTCACTTTGGGCGATCACAAACAGGTTACCTATTTACATATTGTGATACTGCTAGCTCTTGGAAGTCTACAAAACAGATTATGGCTGCAACTTCATCAAACCACGCAAAGTTACTAGCAATTCATGAAGCAAGCAGAGAATGTATTTGGCTAAGGTCGGTCATTCAACATATTCGAGAATCATGTGGATTATCAAGTATTTCAGACAGTCCTACAGTTTTATTCGAGGATAACTCGGCCTGCATCAAacaacttaaggaaggatatatTAAAGGGGATCGAACAAAACACATATTGTCAAAAAATTTCTACACTCATGAACTTTAAGAAAATGGTGATATTGATGTACAACATGTTCGCTCATGCGATAATCTGGCGGATATACTTACAAAGTCACTACCTACATAGATATTTTAGAAGCTGAGAAATAATATGGGTATGCGGAGTTTAAAAAGTTTACTACCTCAAAATGTCAAAATGTGATACATTTTATTCAGGGGGAGgttgtactctttttccttcgtcaaggtttttatcccactggttttttccttgcaaggttttaacgaggcagtcaatctttgcaataactcgcatttgacaatcaagggggagtgttaaaatatttgaataaatataaatTGATTGTCAAAGCGTATCGAGGAAGTCTCTCAAATCTTACTGAGGAAGACTTGCATAACTTCTTAAGAAAGAAACTTAATCAGGAAGATTTGTAAAACTTAtcgaggaagacttgtaaagcttatcgaAGAAGTTTTGTAATACTTAATGAAGAAGATTTGAATAGCTTACTTAGTAAGACTTGTAAATCAACTAATATAAATAGCTCATTTAGCTAATGAAATGAGATACAACTTTCTCTACATATCTTCCATTCTCGTATACTTTCTCTACAAtaaacataactaatattttcCGTTAAGATTTATAACAAAAGTAGATTAATCGAACTGGCTGCGGTGAATCAAAAATAGTTGGTCAATTCTACAACTCGACGGGCTTTAGATAAGACCCCTTACTTCCATGGGCTTTAATCAGGCACAAAACCACCGAGGTCTGAAATATTTAGACAAATACTTTAATTTTCGGCCCAATATTTCAATCTTTTCTATTTATCCATATGTTAACAAATTAAAATGTTTCTTATCTATTATTTTTTATTCCTTCCCAGTTTACTTATCCACTTTACTTTTGTACTCATATTTTATAATGCACTGTAATTAATTTTTTCAACTTTTTATTCTGAATAAAATTTATGATTtttacttttatttaaaaaaacaaTTTAAGAATATAATTAACGGAGTGCAGCCTAAAACCTAAAGCAAAAAGTAAAATAAAACAAGAACATTGAGATAATACCATTAGCAAAGTCACAGCACCACTTGCCCAGTTTTAGCTAAAAAAAAATACCCATCCTTTATAATTGGTTAACTAAATTGGGTTGTATGATaatatgtaaaatttgttgaTAATAAGGTATTGTACTTTGATGATATTGACTATATTTATTagctatattttaaaaaaattatgctATTATAAATAGAATACATTACTTCAATATGATAACAAGTACAGATTTCTTACAGGTGGTTCAACAAATAAGGGAATCACCAatctatatttttttatttatagtatGTATTAATAATTTTTAGCTAAAGGTGATTGGAGATACTCTTATATTCATTTTATTCTCTAtacatttattttaattttaattttgaattgatatatattcattaatattataattttcaaaaaaataaataaatgccTAATGGATATTATTAAGCTGATAAAAAAACCTATCTTCTATTTTTATTAACAACTGTAAAGAAGAAAAGCCATGGAAACCAATCTTGTATTTTCACTAGATTCATCCGTCTGTCTATTCCAGGTAACATCTGTATATGAAGAAGGTAACAACTGGGTGACCACAGATTTGCTACTGCCACACAGTTCCTGGTTCATTAGTCCTAGCTCTGGCTTCTGCTAATGAAACAGCCATTGCTAACATCATTTGCTCCTCAAAGCTCTCAGGAACAATGGATCCCCCTGCACTAGTTTGGAAACCACTCGTGTCAGCTTCATCTTGTGGAGACGTTGAAATTCTATCGACTTCTGCATGATTTGACCCATCGTAACTGGTCCCAACTTCAGCAACCTCGGATCTGCTGCCATCAACCACCCATTCCCCCTCGTCTCTGATATCCGGTAACCCCTCTATGGAGCCGCCTGAGATTGGATAGCTTATATTCACTTGCTCTTCTGTGCTGGAAAACCTGCTAGATCCGGGAAGCATGCTGTATGCTGACACATTTCCATTGTAGCTACTAGCGGAATCTCCTCCTATTTGCTGACGCTCTGCCAAAGCAGCAATTGCACAAGCTAAGCCACCAGACGGGGAACATGATGACACTGATGTTTCAACTGGCGGTACCAAGGCTGCAGGGGCACACTGATCTTCTGATACGTACTGCTCTAGTGGAGCAGCAGCACTGTAAGTAGGATTGTGGTTTATGCCATCCTCCTGACATAATAACTTGCTGTGAGTAAAAAGAGATAAAGTAATAGGAATTAATAGAAGATACAGGGTGAACTGTCCACTCCAGTACCAAATGAATAAGATGTTTTTTT is a window of Apium graveolens cultivar Ventura chromosome 11, ASM990537v1, whole genome shotgun sequence DNA encoding:
- the LOC141695281 gene encoding secreted RxLR effector protein 161-like, producing the protein MDKAHSLTTPMVVRSLEVEKDHFRPRKQDEEALGPEVPYLSAIGALMYLTNNTRPDIAFAVNLLAGFSSDSTKRSRLVGYADAGYMSDPHFGRSQTGYLFTYCDTASSWKSTKQIMAATSSNHAKLLAIHEASRECIWLRSVIQHIRESCGLSSISDSPTVLFEDNSACIKQLKEGYIKGDRTKHILSKNFYTHEL